Proteins from one Salinispora arenicola genomic window:
- a CDS encoding ribose-phosphate diphosphokinase produces MGSIVAENRKSLMLFSGRGFPELAREIGEVLGVAPTPADAYEFANGEIFVRFKDSVRGSDAFVVQSVTHGVNTWVMETLIMIDALKRGSAKRITVVLPFYPYSRQDKKHRGREPISGRLIADLLKTAGANRILTVDLHTAQIQGFFDGPVDHLFAMDVLAESVERRYAGRPMTVVAPDSGRVRVAERWTDRLGGCPLAFIHKTRDPSKPNQVVANRVVGEVEGRVCLIVDDMIDTGGTITKAADILKESGAAEIIVASTHALFSDPATERLKNSPVSEVLVTNTLPLPPEKQLDKITVLSIAPLLARAIREVFDDGSVTTLFGGLS; encoded by the coding sequence ATGGGCAGCATCGTCGCCGAAAATCGCAAGAGCCTGATGCTCTTTTCCGGGCGCGGCTTTCCGGAGTTAGCCAGGGAGATCGGCGAGGTGCTCGGGGTGGCCCCGACGCCGGCCGACGCCTACGAGTTCGCCAACGGCGAGATCTTCGTGCGCTTCAAGGATTCGGTGCGTGGTTCGGACGCCTTCGTGGTGCAGTCCGTGACGCACGGGGTCAACACCTGGGTCATGGAGACCCTCATCATGATCGACGCCCTGAAGCGCGGATCGGCGAAGCGGATCACGGTGGTGCTGCCGTTCTACCCGTACTCCCGGCAGGACAAGAAGCACCGGGGTCGGGAGCCGATCTCGGGCCGGCTGATCGCGGACCTGCTGAAGACCGCCGGCGCGAACCGGATCCTCACGGTTGATCTGCACACCGCCCAGATTCAGGGCTTCTTCGACGGGCCGGTGGACCACCTGTTCGCGATGGACGTGCTCGCCGAGTCCGTGGAACGCCGGTACGCGGGCCGGCCGATGACGGTGGTCGCACCGGATTCGGGTCGGGTCCGGGTCGCGGAGCGGTGGACCGACCGGCTGGGCGGCTGTCCGCTGGCGTTCATCCACAAGACCCGGGATCCGTCCAAGCCGAACCAGGTAGTGGCGAACCGGGTTGTCGGTGAGGTCGAGGGCCGGGTTTGCCTGATCGTCGACGATATGATCGACACCGGCGGCACGATCACCAAGGCTGCGGACATCCTCAAGGAATCGGGGGCGGCCGAGATCATCGTCGCGTCCACCCATGCGTTGTTCTCGGATCCGGCGACCGAGCGGCTGAAGAACAGCCCGGTCAGCGAGGTGCTGGTAACGAACACCCTGCCGTTGCCGCCGGAGAAGCAGCTTGACAAGATCACCGTCCTGTCGATCGCGCCACTGTTGGCCCGGGCGATCCGTGAGGTGTTCGACGACGGATCGGTGACCACACTCTTTGGTGGCCTGAGCTGA
- a CDS encoding TetR/AcrR family transcriptional regulator, whose protein sequence is MTDSLGSDPITGRRRGVAAAGKTSRVRMSAAQRREQLISIARQIFAERGFDATSIEEVASRAKVSKPVVYEHFGGKEGLYAVVVDREVRSLLDRITTALTAGHPRELLEQAALTLLTYIEEETSGFRVLVRESPLMSATGNFSSVMNDVAHQVEHILGAEFSSRGYDPKLAELYAQALVGMVALTGRWWLEVRRPPKETVAAHLVNLAWNGLSHLEAKPGLITLRGR, encoded by the coding sequence ATGACGGACAGCCTGGGCAGCGACCCGATCACCGGTCGTCGGCGGGGAGTCGCAGCAGCCGGCAAGACCTCACGGGTACGCATGTCGGCCGCGCAGCGGCGCGAACAACTCATCTCGATCGCACGACAGATCTTCGCCGAACGCGGATTCGACGCCACCTCGATCGAGGAGGTGGCGTCCCGGGCGAAGGTGTCCAAACCGGTGGTGTACGAGCACTTCGGCGGCAAGGAAGGGCTGTACGCGGTGGTCGTGGACCGGGAAGTCCGCAGCCTGCTCGACCGGATCACCACCGCGCTGACGGCCGGACACCCACGGGAACTGCTCGAGCAGGCCGCCCTGACCCTGCTCACCTACATCGAGGAGGAGACCAGCGGATTCCGGGTACTGGTCCGCGAGTCACCGCTGATGTCGGCGACGGGCAACTTCAGCAGTGTCATGAACGACGTCGCACATCAGGTCGAGCACATCCTGGGTGCCGAGTTCTCCAGCCGGGGGTACGACCCGAAGCTGGCCGAACTCTACGCCCAGGCCCTGGTGGGGATGGTGGCGCTGACCGGCCGCTGGTGGCTGGAGGTGCGCAGGCCACCCAAGGAGACAGTGGCGGCGCACCTGGTGAACCTGGCCTGGAACGGCCTGTCACACCTCGAGGCCAAGCCAGGTCTGATCACCCTACGGGGACGCTGA
- a CDS encoding DUF4383 domain-containing protein codes for MAHIPLNHPARPIYRVLAGLIGLYILVFGVWGTARTLGDPLFDRGGAWVLGLRTNLAFALVSVVFGAFLLVGASRRGNLGHYMNLTAGVVFLVTGILMMSVLQTSANFLSFSMSTVVVSMLFGLILLSTGLYDKVGPTDHAEKGQHDRCHPVADQHRS; via the coding sequence ATGGCGCACATCCCGCTGAACCATCCGGCGCGGCCGATCTACCGGGTCCTCGCCGGGCTGATCGGTCTCTACATCCTGGTCTTCGGTGTCTGGGGCACGGCGCGGACGCTGGGCGACCCACTCTTCGACCGCGGCGGAGCCTGGGTTCTTGGCCTGCGCACCAACCTCGCGTTCGCGCTGGTCTCGGTCGTCTTTGGTGCGTTCCTCCTGGTGGGGGCCTCCCGGCGGGGCAACCTCGGCCACTACATGAATCTGACCGCCGGCGTCGTCTTCCTGGTGACCGGGATCCTGATGATGTCGGTACTACAGACCTCAGCCAACTTTCTCAGCTTCTCGATGTCGACCGTGGTCGTGTCGATGCTGTTCGGGCTGATCCTGCTCAGCACCGGCCTCTATGACAAGGTCGGACCCACGGATCATGCCGAGAAGGGACAGCACGACCGCTGTCACCCGGTCGCTGACCAGCACCGTTCCTGA
- a CDS encoding sulfate adenylyltransferase subunit 1, whose protein sequence is MTTETTAEVWSEAAPARPMDLLRFATAGSVDDGKSTLIGRLLYDTRSLFTDQLAAVEAVSAARGDEYTNLALLTDGLRAEREQGITIDVAYRYFATPRRKFIIADTPGHIQYTRNMVTGASTADLALVLVDARKGLVEQSRRHAFLCSLLRVPHLVLCVNKMDLVDWSKEVFEKIADEFTAFAAKLDVPDLTVVPISALNGDNIVSRSENMPWYEGPSLLHHLERVHIASDRNLVDVRFPVQYVIRPQSTTVTDYRGYAGQVASGVLKPGDEVLVLPSGFTSRIAAVETADGPVPEAFPPMSVTVRLTDEIDISRGDMICRPHNAPAVAQDIEAMVCWMDETRPLQVGGRYAIKHTTRSARAIVRGLHYRLDINSLHRDESAGELRLNEIGRVRFRTMVPLLADEYRRNRTTGGFVIIDETTNRTVGAGMIVEAS, encoded by the coding sequence ATGACCACCGAGACGACCGCCGAGGTCTGGTCCGAAGCGGCACCCGCCCGCCCAATGGACCTGCTGCGGTTCGCGACCGCCGGCAGCGTGGACGACGGCAAGTCGACCCTGATCGGCCGCCTGCTGTACGACACCAGGTCACTGTTCACCGACCAACTCGCCGCGGTCGAGGCGGTCAGCGCGGCCCGCGGTGACGAGTACACCAACCTCGCGTTGCTCACCGACGGCCTGCGGGCCGAGCGGGAGCAGGGCATCACGATCGACGTGGCGTACCGCTACTTCGCCACTCCTCGGCGCAAGTTCATCATCGCCGACACCCCCGGGCACATCCAGTACACCCGGAACATGGTCACGGGCGCGTCCACCGCCGACCTCGCACTGGTCTTGGTCGACGCCCGTAAGGGCCTGGTGGAGCAGTCCCGCCGGCACGCCTTCCTCTGCTCGCTGCTCCGGGTGCCCCACCTGGTGCTGTGCGTCAACAAGATGGACCTGGTGGACTGGTCGAAAGAGGTCTTCGAGAAGATCGCCGACGAGTTCACCGCGTTCGCGGCGAAGCTCGACGTGCCTGACCTGACAGTGGTGCCGATCTCCGCGCTCAACGGCGACAACATCGTCTCCCGGTCGGAGAACATGCCCTGGTACGAGGGGCCGTCCCTCCTGCACCACCTGGAACGGGTGCACATCGCCAGCGACCGCAACCTGGTCGACGTGCGCTTCCCGGTGCAGTATGTGATTCGTCCGCAGTCCACCACCGTCACCGACTACCGGGGGTACGCGGGCCAGGTCGCCTCCGGCGTACTCAAGCCGGGTGACGAGGTGCTGGTGCTGCCGAGCGGTTTCACCAGCCGGATCGCCGCAGTGGAGACCGCCGACGGGCCGGTCCCGGAGGCGTTCCCGCCGATGTCGGTGACCGTACGGTTGACCGACGAGATCGACATTTCCCGGGGCGACATGATCTGCCGTCCGCACAACGCCCCGGCCGTTGCCCAGGACATCGAGGCGATGGTCTGCTGGATGGACGAGACCCGGCCGTTGCAGGTCGGCGGCAGATACGCGATCAAGCACACCACCCGATCGGCGCGGGCCATCGTCCGTGGGCTGCACTACCGGCTGGACATCAACTCGCTGCACCGCGACGAGTCGGCGGGAGAGTTGCGGCTCAACGAGATCGGCCGGGTCCGGTTCCGGACGATGGTTCCGCTGCTCGCTGACGAGTACCGCCGTAACCGCACCACCGGCGGTTTCGTCATCATCGACGAGACGACGAACCGGACGGTCGGCGCCGGCATGATCGTCGAGGCGAGCTGA
- a CDS encoding DUF4383 domain-containing protein, protein MAHTPVNHPARPIYRAIGGLTGLYLVAFGVLGLIASAGDDVLAQDDTAVLGQGTNLGFSLLSVLLGGAVLAGTAIGRNVDVLINQGLGYGGLALGLAGLAFIRTEANIFNFSVATVVVVMVVGLVLLMVGMYGKVGTDAEQDAWQKARLVL, encoded by the coding sequence ATGGCCCACACCCCCGTGAACCACCCCGCGCGGCCGATCTACCGGGCGATCGGCGGGCTCACCGGCCTGTACCTGGTCGCCTTCGGCGTGCTTGGTCTCATCGCGAGCGCTGGCGACGACGTGCTGGCCCAGGACGACACCGCGGTACTCGGTCAGGGTACGAACCTCGGCTTCTCGTTGCTCAGCGTGCTGCTTGGCGGCGCCGTGCTGGCCGGTACGGCGATCGGCCGTAACGTCGACGTGTTGATCAATCAGGGGCTGGGGTACGGCGGCCTCGCCCTCGGCCTCGCCGGCCTCGCCTTCATCCGCACCGAGGCGAACATCTTCAACTTCAGCGTCGCCACCGTCGTCGTGGTGATGGTGGTCGGTCTGGTCCTACTCATGGTCGGGATGTACGGCAAAGTCGGCACCGATGCGGAGCAGGACGCCTGGCAGAAGGCCCGACTGGTGCTCTGA
- the pth gene encoding aminoacyl-tRNA hydrolase gives MAEETGPWLVVGLGNPGREYAGNRHNVGFLVADLLAERLGARFGRHKRAVAEVAEGRLGFGGPRLVLVKPLTYMNLSGSAVAGLAQFYKVPPARVVAVHDELDIPYGQVRLKCGGGEGGHNGVRSMTKSLGTKEYVRVRFGVGRPPARRDPADFVLSDFGTVERKELDFLVDRAADVVESIVLRGVEPTQNLYHGA, from the coding sequence GTGGCGGAGGAGACAGGGCCGTGGTTGGTGGTTGGCCTGGGCAATCCCGGTCGGGAGTACGCCGGTAACCGGCACAATGTGGGGTTTCTGGTGGCCGACCTGCTGGCCGAGCGGCTGGGCGCACGGTTCGGTCGCCACAAGCGGGCGGTGGCGGAGGTCGCCGAGGGACGGTTGGGGTTTGGCGGCCCGCGGCTGGTACTGGTGAAGCCGTTGACGTACATGAACCTGTCCGGGTCAGCGGTGGCCGGCCTGGCACAGTTCTACAAGGTTCCGCCGGCGCGGGTCGTGGCCGTGCACGACGAGCTGGACATTCCGTACGGCCAGGTGCGGTTGAAGTGCGGTGGCGGCGAGGGCGGCCACAACGGCGTGCGGTCGATGACGAAGTCGCTGGGGACGAAGGAGTACGTCCGGGTGCGGTTCGGGGTCGGTCGGCCGCCGGCACGGCGGGACCCGGCTGACTTCGTACTGTCGGATTTCGGTACCGTCGAGCGCAAGGAGCTGGATTTCCTGGTGGACCGGGCGGCTGATGTGGTGGAGTCGATCGTCCTGCGTGGGGTCGAACCGACCCAGAACCTTTATCACGGCGCCTGA
- the cysD gene encoding sulfate adenylyltransferase subunit CysD, whose translation MTTTAAYQVSHLDALEAESIFVLREVVAEMERPVLLFSGGKDSIVMLWLAQKAFAPANIPFPVMHVDTGHNFPEVLEYRDRRVAELGLQLVVASVPEALASGLVREGTDGMRNRIQTPVLLAAVERHRFDALFGGARRDEEKARAKERVFSFRDEFGQWDPKNQRPELWSLYNGRHQPGESIRAFPLSNWTELDVWHYIARERIEAPSIYYAHEREVIERDGMLYAVNEFLRPRAGEKRFKARVRYRTVGDASCTAAVRSDADTVAKVIEEVAATRITERGATRGDDRVSEAAMEDRKREGYF comes from the coding sequence ATGACCACGACGGCGGCGTACCAGGTGTCTCACCTCGACGCGCTGGAGGCGGAGAGCATCTTCGTGCTGCGCGAGGTGGTCGCGGAGATGGAACGACCGGTGCTGCTCTTCTCCGGCGGCAAGGATTCGATCGTCATGCTGTGGTTGGCCCAGAAGGCGTTCGCACCGGCGAACATTCCCTTCCCGGTGATGCACGTGGACACCGGGCACAACTTCCCCGAGGTACTGGAGTACCGGGACCGGCGGGTCGCCGAGCTGGGCCTGCAGTTGGTGGTGGCGAGTGTGCCGGAGGCCCTGGCGAGTGGTCTGGTCCGTGAGGGTACGGACGGCATGCGGAACCGGATCCAGACCCCGGTGCTCCTGGCGGCCGTCGAGCGGCACCGCTTCGACGCGCTGTTCGGCGGAGCCCGTCGAGACGAGGAGAAGGCCCGGGCCAAGGAGCGGGTGTTCAGCTTCCGGGACGAGTTCGGTCAGTGGGATCCGAAGAACCAGCGTCCGGAACTGTGGTCCCTCTACAACGGCCGGCACCAGCCGGGCGAGTCGATCCGGGCGTTCCCACTGTCCAACTGGACCGAGCTGGACGTCTGGCACTACATCGCCCGGGAGCGGATCGAGGCGCCGTCGATCTACTACGCGCACGAGCGTGAGGTGATCGAGCGCGACGGGATGCTGTACGCGGTCAACGAGTTCCTCCGCCCCCGCGCCGGTGAGAAGCGGTTCAAGGCCCGGGTGCGCTACCGAACGGTGGGGGACGCTTCCTGCACGGCGGCGGTCCGCTCGGACGCGGACACGGTGGCGAAGGTCATCGAGGAGGTGGCGGCCACCCGGATCACCGAGCGGGGTGCGACCCGCGGTGACGACCGGGTCAGCGAGGCCGCGATGGAGGACCGTAAGCGGGAGGGCTACTTCTGA
- a CDS encoding 3'(2'),5'-bisphosphate nucleotidase CysQ: MGSPPTIDGAFARWLADRAGQALVGLREELGFGDQAALKSAGDKVSHDLIRAELTRWRPQDAVLSEEDEGSRLAWAAEAGADTAPRLTSDRVWIIDPLDGTREFAETGRVDWAVHVALWARNAPTPHGLVAGAVGLPAQQRVLGTDYPPGYPPAMVTTATADAGRTIRLAASRSRPPAFLTDLATEVGAQLVPMGSAGAKIAAVITGEVDAYIHAGGQYEWDSAAPVAVATATGLHASRIDGSALKYNEANPRLPDLLVCRKDLASRLLAALRQHCG; this comes from the coding sequence ATGGGTAGCCCTCCGACGATTGATGGGGCATTCGCGCGGTGGTTGGCAGACCGCGCTGGGCAGGCGCTGGTCGGCCTACGGGAGGAGTTGGGTTTCGGCGACCAGGCCGCCCTGAAGTCCGCGGGTGACAAGGTCTCGCACGACCTGATCCGCGCCGAACTGACGAGGTGGCGCCCACAGGATGCGGTCCTGTCGGAGGAGGACGAGGGTTCCCGGCTGGCGTGGGCGGCGGAGGCGGGCGCGGACACGGCACCTCGGTTGACCAGCGACCGTGTGTGGATCATTGACCCGTTGGATGGAACCCGGGAGTTCGCCGAGACGGGCCGCGTCGACTGGGCGGTGCATGTGGCGCTGTGGGCGCGCAACGCCCCGACGCCGCACGGGCTGGTGGCGGGTGCGGTCGGGTTGCCGGCACAGCAGCGGGTGTTGGGAACGGACTACCCACCGGGCTATCCCCCGGCGATGGTGACGACGGCCACCGCGGACGCTGGGCGGACGATCCGGTTGGCCGCCAGTCGTAGCCGACCCCCCGCGTTCCTCACTGACCTGGCCACGGAGGTTGGTGCCCAACTGGTGCCGATGGGTTCGGCCGGCGCGAAGATCGCGGCGGTGATCACCGGGGAGGTGGACGCCTACATCCATGCGGGCGGCCAGTACGAGTGGGACTCGGCGGCGCCGGTGGCTGTGGCGACGGCCACCGGGCTGCACGCTTCCCGAATCGACGGTTCTGCGTTGAAATACAACGAAGCCAACCCGCGTCTGCCGGACCTCCTGGTCTGCCGCAAGGATCTCGCCAGTCGGTTGCTGGCGGCGCTGCGGCAACATTGCGGGTAG
- the glmU gene encoding bifunctional UDP-N-acetylglucosamine diphosphorylase/glucosamine-1-phosphate N-acetyltransferase GlmU has product MSQQPHLRTVVVLAAGAGKRMRSALPKVLHPLLGRTLVGHVLNAAAPLDAGRTVVVVGHGANQVRAHLAEVAPQATPVLQAEQLGTGHAVRIALEAVGEASGTVVVLNGDVPLLRPETLGGLVGAHERSGVAATVLAAEVPDPAGLGRIVRDADGRLQQIVEQRDTSPAQREIREINAGIYAFDAARLREALGKLSTDNDQGEEYLTDVFALLRSVGEPVAVHVAADHVETLGCNDRVELAALRRLLRDRVNEAWMRTGVSLLDPETTWIDVTVALDRDAVVDQNTQLKGSTVIGSGAQVGPDVTLVDTLVGSGATVVRSHAVGAEIGPTASVGPYAYLRPAARLAEKAKVGTFVEVKNSEIGVGSKVPHLTYVGDATIGEQSNIGAATVFVNYDGVRKHRTVIGDHARTGADNMFVAPVAVGDGAYTAAGSVIAEDVPAGAMGVARARQRNIEGWVLKRRAGTAAADAAERAGRGGAREVSPRPTASEGEATHAGTEPVGGAFGSGDTATD; this is encoded by the coding sequence GTGTCCCAGCAGCCCCACCTCCGCACCGTCGTCGTGCTCGCCGCTGGTGCGGGAAAGCGGATGAGGTCCGCGCTCCCGAAGGTGCTGCATCCGCTGCTGGGCCGCACCCTCGTTGGCCACGTGCTGAACGCCGCCGCGCCGCTTGACGCCGGCCGCACGGTGGTCGTGGTTGGTCACGGCGCCAACCAGGTCCGTGCCCATCTGGCGGAGGTCGCGCCGCAGGCCACCCCGGTGCTCCAGGCTGAGCAACTCGGCACCGGGCATGCGGTGCGGATCGCCCTGGAGGCGGTCGGGGAAGCCAGCGGCACCGTGGTGGTGCTCAACGGGGACGTGCCGCTGCTCCGGCCGGAGACCCTCGGTGGGCTGGTCGGGGCGCACGAGCGGTCGGGCGTCGCCGCGACGGTGCTGGCCGCCGAGGTGCCCGACCCGGCCGGGCTCGGGCGGATCGTTCGGGACGCCGACGGACGGCTCCAGCAGATCGTGGAGCAGCGCGACACGAGCCCCGCCCAGCGGGAGATCCGGGAGATCAACGCCGGCATCTACGCGTTCGACGCGGCCCGCCTGCGGGAGGCGCTCGGCAAGCTGTCGACGGACAACGACCAGGGCGAGGAGTACCTGACCGACGTCTTCGCCCTGCTGCGGTCGGTCGGCGAGCCGGTGGCGGTGCACGTGGCGGCGGATCACGTCGAGACGCTGGGCTGCAACGACCGAGTGGAGTTGGCCGCGCTGCGGCGACTACTGCGCGACCGGGTCAACGAGGCGTGGATGCGTACCGGGGTCAGCCTGCTCGACCCGGAGACCACCTGGATCGATGTGACCGTGGCGCTGGACCGGGATGCGGTGGTCGATCAGAACACGCAGCTCAAGGGCTCCACAGTGATCGGCTCCGGTGCGCAGGTCGGGCCGGACGTCACGTTGGTGGACACGCTGGTCGGGTCGGGCGCCACGGTGGTCCGTAGCCACGCGGTCGGGGCGGAGATCGGTCCAACGGCCAGCGTCGGCCCGTACGCGTACCTGCGGCCGGCGGCCCGGCTCGCGGAGAAGGCGAAGGTGGGTACGTTCGTCGAGGTGAAGAACTCCGAGATCGGCGTGGGGTCGAAGGTTCCGCACCTGACCTACGTCGGGGACGCCACGATCGGCGAGCAGAGCAACATCGGCGCGGCGACTGTGTTCGTGAACTACGACGGTGTGCGCAAGCACCGCACGGTCATCGGTGACCACGCCCGCACTGGGGCGGACAACATGTTCGTGGCGCCGGTCGCGGTCGGCGACGGCGCGTACACGGCGGCCGGTTCGGTGATCGCCGAGGACGTGCCCGCCGGGGCGATGGGGGTGGCCCGGGCGCGGCAGCGCAACATCGAGGGTTGGGTGCTCAAGCGGCGGGCCGGCACCGCGGCCGCCGACGCCGCCGAGCGCGCTGGGCGGGGCGGTGCGCGTGAGGTGTCGCCGAGGCCGACGGCAAGCGAAGGTGAGGCAACGCACGCGGGAACCGAGCCGGTGGGTGGGGCGTTCGGCTCGGGGGATACTGCAACCGACTAG
- a CDS encoding ABC-F family ATP-binding cassette domain-containing protein: MANIVNLDRVSKDYGAAGALLTDVSLGLDDADRVGVVGLNGAGKSTLLRLIARQEEPDEGRVTHRRDLRVAGLPQTLRLAPDATVRDVVLGTAWLAESMGAEHEWAGDAGVRGVLDGLGMPYLGLDTPVGPMSGGERRRVALAALLVRDSDLLILDEPTNHLDVGGIDWLARHLLARRGALVVVTHDRWFLDAVCTTTWEVADQTVRAYEGGFAAWTLARAERERVAAATEARRQNLLRKEIAWLRRGAPARTAKPKFRIDAANALIADVPPPRDTLSLQRLATARLGRQVYDLEHVRLDAGPKEILHDLTWQVGPGDRIAILGRNGAGKTTLLRMLAGVTRPDGGRFATGSTVRPAFLSQELVELPGHLRVLEAVEEVARRVQLGDREISAAQLAEVFGFDDRRLWTPVADLSGGERRRLQLLRLLAGEPNVLLLDEPTNDLDTDTLAALEDLLDSWPGVIVVASHDRYLVERVTDTAYGMFGDGQLVHLPGGVDEYLARASEGVRPVPVAGGGQGSAPASGMSAAQVRQARKELARLERQVGRLEQREADLLDRLATHATDYATVADLDAQLKDVRAEREQVEEAWLTLADQLPTG, from the coding sequence GTGGCCAACATCGTCAACCTGGACCGGGTATCCAAGGACTACGGTGCTGCCGGGGCACTGCTCACCGACGTCTCGCTCGGTCTCGACGACGCCGACCGGGTCGGCGTGGTTGGCCTCAACGGCGCCGGCAAGTCCACCCTGCTGCGCCTGATCGCGCGGCAGGAAGAGCCGGACGAAGGTCGGGTGACCCACCGCCGTGACCTGCGCGTCGCCGGGCTGCCACAGACCCTCCGACTGGCCCCCGACGCCACCGTCCGCGACGTCGTCCTCGGCACCGCGTGGCTGGCCGAGAGTATGGGCGCAGAACACGAGTGGGCCGGTGATGCCGGGGTCCGCGGCGTCCTCGACGGGCTCGGGATGCCGTACCTCGGCCTCGACACACCGGTCGGCCCGATGTCCGGCGGCGAGCGCCGGCGAGTCGCCCTGGCCGCGCTGCTGGTCCGCGACTCCGATCTGCTGATCCTCGACGAGCCCACCAACCACCTCGACGTCGGCGGCATCGACTGGCTGGCCCGGCACCTGCTCGCCCGTCGGGGTGCGCTCGTCGTGGTCACCCACGACCGGTGGTTCCTCGATGCTGTCTGCACCACCACCTGGGAGGTCGCCGACCAGACCGTCCGGGCGTACGAGGGCGGCTTCGCGGCCTGGACCCTCGCCCGTGCCGAACGGGAGCGGGTCGCTGCCGCCACCGAGGCTCGCCGGCAGAATCTTCTCCGCAAGGAGATCGCCTGGCTGCGGCGCGGCGCCCCGGCCCGCACCGCCAAGCCGAAGTTCCGTATCGACGCGGCGAACGCGCTGATCGCTGACGTGCCGCCGCCGCGCGACACACTGTCGTTGCAGCGGCTCGCCACCGCCCGGCTCGGCAGGCAGGTGTACGACCTGGAACATGTACGTCTGGACGCGGGGCCGAAGGAGATCCTGCACGACCTCACCTGGCAGGTCGGTCCCGGTGACCGGATCGCCATTCTTGGCCGCAACGGCGCCGGAAAGACCACGTTGCTGCGAATGCTCGCCGGCGTCACCCGACCGGACGGTGGCCGGTTCGCGACCGGTTCCACCGTGCGCCCCGCATTTCTCTCCCAGGAACTCGTCGAGCTCCCCGGCCACCTGCGCGTCCTCGAGGCCGTTGAGGAGGTCGCCCGCCGCGTTCAGCTCGGTGACCGGGAGATTTCCGCCGCCCAGCTCGCTGAGGTCTTCGGCTTCGACGACCGCCGGCTCTGGACGCCGGTGGCAGACCTCTCCGGCGGGGAGCGGCGGCGCCTGCAACTGCTGCGGTTGCTCGCCGGGGAGCCGAACGTGCTGTTGCTCGACGAGCCCACCAACGACCTGGACACCGACACACTCGCGGCGCTCGAGGACCTGCTCGACTCGTGGCCCGGTGTGATCGTCGTGGCCAGCCACGACCGGTACCTCGTGGAGCGGGTCACCGACACCGCGTACGGCATGTTCGGTGACGGCCAGCTGGTGCACCTGCCCGGCGGCGTCGACGAGTACCTCGCCCGTGCCTCCGAGGGCGTTCGCCCCGTGCCGGTGGCTGGCGGTGGGCAGGGGTCCGCGCCGGCGAGCGGGATGTCCGCCGCGCAGGTGCGCCAGGCCCGTAAGGAGCTGGCGCGGCTCGAGCGGCAGGTCGGCAGGCTGGAGCAGCGGGAGGCGGACCTGCTCGACCGGCTGGCCACGCACGCCACCGACTATGCGACCGTCGCTGATCTGGACGCCCAGCTCAAGGACGTCCGGGCCGAGCGTGAGCAGGTCGAGGAGGCGTGGCTGACGCTCGCCGACCAGCTCCCGACTGGTTGA
- a CDS encoding 50S ribosomal protein L25/general stress protein Ctc produces MSEVKISAEPRTEFGKGGARRTRRAGKVPAVLYGHGEKPKHIALPAREFAAAIRRGGANQLFAIDISDGTQVLALPKAIQRDPVKDTFEHVDLLLVRRGEQVTVEVPVQLVGEAAKGTLIVHDHDTLSVTADATRVPDHLDATIEGLEAGTQVAAGDVRLPAGVELATDPELPVAAVTAAPTAEQLEATLPEVEEAAEEAEAEVGEVTEGSEGAEAGGTPAAEHEAGAEAKAEA; encoded by the coding sequence GTGTCCGAGGTAAAGATCAGCGCCGAGCCCCGTACCGAGTTCGGCAAGGGTGGTGCCCGTCGTACCCGCCGGGCCGGCAAGGTGCCAGCCGTGCTGTACGGTCACGGCGAGAAGCCCAAGCACATCGCGCTGCCAGCCCGTGAGTTCGCCGCGGCGATCCGGCGCGGTGGCGCCAACCAGCTCTTCGCGATCGACATCAGTGACGGCACGCAGGTGCTGGCGCTGCCGAAGGCCATCCAGCGGGATCCGGTCAAGGACACCTTCGAGCATGTGGACCTGCTGCTCGTTCGCCGGGGCGAGCAGGTCACGGTAGAGGTCCCGGTCCAGCTGGTCGGCGAGGCGGCGAAGGGCACGCTGATCGTGCACGACCACGACACCCTCTCGGTGACCGCTGACGCCACCAGGGTGCCGGACCACCTCGATGCCACGATCGAGGGCCTGGAGGCGGGTACGCAGGTGGCCGCCGGCGACGTGCGGCTGCCGGCTGGAGTCGAGCTGGCCACTGATCCGGAACTGCCGGTCGCCGCGGTGACCGCCGCCCCGACCGCGGAGCAGCTCGAGGCCACGCTGCCGGAGGTGGAAGAGGCGGCCGAGGAGGCCGAGGCCGAGGTCGGCGAGGTCACCGAGGGTTCGGAGGGCGCCGAGGCCGGGGGGACCCCGGCCGCCGAGCACGAGGCGGGTGCCGAGGCGAAGGCCGAGGCCTGA